ATGTAAAAGAAGGAAAAGATTTCGATCAAGTGGTTGAAATGGTAGAAACCCTCAATAAAATAGATGTAGAGGTATGTTGTACCTTAGGGATGCTTACGGAGAATCAAGCTAAAAGACTTGCAAATGCTGGGCTATACGCTTATAATCATAATCTTGATTCATCCGAAGATTTCTATGAAGAAATTATCTCAACAAGAGCCTATGACGATCGTTTGAAAACGATCGAAAACGTTAGGAAAACAAATGTAACAGTCTGTTCTGGTGGGATTATAGGAATGGGAGAAACTGCAGAAGATAGAGCAGGAATGTTATTATCACTTTCTACAATGATTCCTCATCCAGAATCTACACCAATCAATGCTTTAGTACCTGTAGAAGGAACACCATTAGAGGAGCAAGAGCTCACTTCTATTTGGGATATGGTAAGAATGATTGCTACTACAAGAATTGTAATGCCCGATACGATGATTCGCCTTTCGGCAGGTCGTCAAACGATGAGTCAAGAAGGACAAGCCATGTGTTTTATGGCAGGAGCGGCTTCTATTTTTGCAGGAGACAAACTACTTACAACGCCAAATCCTGATATTAACGAGGATT
The genomic region above belongs to Flavobacteriales bacterium and contains:
- the bioB gene encoding biotin synthase BioB is translated as MSEIRHNWTKEEILEIYNKPLIELLYEAATVHRQYNDPREVQISTLISIKTGGCPEDCGYCPQAARYSTDIEGNDLMSVAQVKAQALRSKAAGSSRICMGAAWRNVKEGKDFDQVVEMVETLNKIDVEVCCTLGMLTENQAKRLANAGLYAYNHNLDSSEDFYEEIISTRAYDDRLKTIENVRKTNVTVCSGGIIGMGETAEDRAGMLLSLSTMIPHPESTPINALVPVEGTPLEEQELTSIWDMVRMIATTRIVMPDTMIRLSAGRQTMSQEGQAMCFMAGAASIFAGDKLLTTPNPDINEDLKLFEILGLQPRKPYKKGDKPQVKQEEIPKSSREELKWTRPAHKIERNIEASKKR